A part of Nesterenkonia lutea genomic DNA contains:
- a CDS encoding catalase, whose amino-acid sequence MAQTDPILTTRQGHPVTNNQNQRTVGSRGPATLENYQFLEKISHFDRERIPERVVHARGFVAYGEFEATGMIGDEPASKYTRAKLFQEAGKKTDLAIRFSTVIGGRDSSEAARDPRGFAVKFYTEDGNWDLVGNNLSVFFIRDAIKFPDVIHSLKPDPITFRQEPNRILDFMGQTPESMHMLTHLFSPRGIPATYRHMEGFGVNTYKMVNAEGQTVLVKYHFHPRAGVASMTEAEAAKVQGQDLGHASKDLYEAIERGDFPQWDVYVQIMEDHEHPELDWDPLDDTKIWPEDQFPLREIGVMTLNRNVDDFHNENEQIAMGTGVLVDGLEFSDDKMLVGRTFSYSDTQRYRVGPNYLQLPVNQPKGRNGKVYTNQRGGLMSYGNDVHPEQNPHVNYEPSIHNGLHESPEPQPNEAPAVGGQVVQANLDRRNDYLHARGRYNTMMDWERDELINVLTGMLEQSERDVQERIVWHFFMIHDDYGQRIAKNIGLTVDDVKHLGPLAVQDFTEEEKQRLANLGNNGDTIDPEQWGTWTSSVVNHQVSAEDVLSGKLGSLTYSE is encoded by the coding sequence TTGGCACAGACCGATCCGATCCTGACCACTCGGCAGGGCCACCCTGTCACCAACAACCAGAACCAGCGCACCGTCGGCAGCCGCGGTCCCGCCACGCTCGAGAACTACCAGTTCCTCGAGAAGATCAGCCACTTCGACCGGGAGCGCATTCCGGAGCGCGTGGTCCACGCCCGCGGCTTCGTGGCCTACGGCGAGTTCGAGGCCACCGGCATGATCGGTGATGAGCCGGCGTCGAAGTACACCCGCGCCAAGCTCTTCCAGGAGGCCGGCAAGAAGACCGACCTGGCCATCCGGTTCTCCACCGTCATCGGAGGACGCGACTCCTCCGAGGCCGCCCGTGACCCGCGCGGCTTCGCGGTGAAGTTCTACACCGAGGACGGCAACTGGGACCTGGTGGGCAACAACCTCTCCGTGTTCTTCATCCGCGACGCGATCAAGTTCCCCGACGTGATCCACTCGCTGAAGCCGGATCCGATCACCTTCCGCCAGGAGCCCAACCGCATCCTCGACTTCATGGGTCAGACGCCTGAGTCGATGCACATGCTGACTCACCTCTTCAGCCCCCGCGGCATCCCGGCGACCTACCGCCACATGGAGGGCTTCGGCGTCAACACCTACAAGATGGTCAACGCCGAGGGCCAGACCGTCCTGGTGAAGTACCACTTCCACCCGCGCGCCGGCGTCGCCTCGATGACCGAGGCTGAGGCCGCCAAGGTGCAGGGACAGGATCTCGGGCACGCATCGAAGGACCTCTACGAGGCCATCGAACGCGGAGACTTCCCCCAGTGGGATGTCTACGTCCAGATCATGGAGGATCACGAGCATCCCGAGCTCGACTGGGACCCGCTGGATGACACCAAGATCTGGCCGGAGGATCAGTTCCCGCTGCGCGAGATCGGTGTCATGACGCTGAACCGCAACGTCGATGACTTCCACAACGAGAACGAGCAGATCGCCATGGGCACCGGCGTGCTCGTGGACGGCCTGGAGTTCTCCGATGACAAGATGCTCGTGGGCCGCACGTTCTCCTACTCGGACACCCAGCGCTACCGCGTGGGACCGAACTACCTGCAGCTGCCGGTCAACCAGCCCAAGGGCCGCAACGGCAAGGTCTACACGAACCAGCGCGGGGGACTCATGTCCTACGGCAATGATGTGCACCCCGAGCAGAACCCGCACGTGAACTACGAGCCCTCCATCCACAACGGACTCCACGAGTCACCGGAGCCGCAGCCCAATGAGGCGCCGGCAGTGGGCGGACAGGTCGTCCAGGCGAACCTTGATCGTCGCAACGACTACCTCCACGCCCGGGGCCGCTACAACACCATGATGGACTGGGAGCGTGACGAGCTCATCAATGTGCTCACCGGCATGCTGGAGCAGTCCGAGCGCGACGTGCAGGAGCGCATCGTCTGGCACTTCTTCATGATCCACGATGACTACGGTCAGCGGATCGCGAAGAACATCGGCCTCACCGTCGATGATGTGAAGCACCTCGGGCCGCTGGCCGTGCAGGACTTCACCGAGGAGGAGAAGCAGCGCCTGGCCAACCTCGGCAACAACGGGGACACCATCGACCCCGAGCAGTGGGGCACCTGGACCTCGTCCGTGGTCAACCACCAGGTCTCCGCCGAAGACGTGCTCTCCGGCAAGCTGGGAAGCCTCACCTACAGCGAGTGA
- a CDS encoding NAD-dependent epimerase/dehydratase family protein translates to MRIAVVGATGNVGTAVLRHLSGRAEVDAVLGIARRLPDTSVEPYGSAQWHQADIQSSDVIPELADALRGYDVVIHLAWLIQPNSERSLLRRVNVDGTRHVLEAAARAGIRQAVVASSVGVYSPVEDATPRDETWSTEGVPGSHYSEDKVAQERVLDEFEQQHPDFSIARLRPALVFQRGAGSEIQRYFIGSIAPVQLLQIFRPPVLPLPSGVRAQAVHADDLAAAYAQAALLGAHGAFNICADDLLDGKGLADVISGRSPAAVQVPLPASVVRGLIKAAHRARVLPMDEGWLDLARHVPVMDSGRAREQLDWSPRHTAAQALEELIEGLAAGEGHPSLPLRPRDLQVQDRSELPPTDHLVGEQVDPVLLRHYMADHLAGATAGVNRIKRMAADYVDTPVFPEISEAAEAIRRERGFLIELMKRQGFPRAIGSAAVAWAGERAGRLKPNGRLPLDRSPSTLVLEAEIMLSAVTGKLHGWSTMKDHAEALGVDPGVFQALIDDAEVQREQLETVHRYARHRAFRPARDTFDKTR, encoded by the coding sequence ATGCGCATCGCGGTGGTAGGAGCAACAGGAAACGTCGGAACCGCGGTGCTCCGACATCTCAGCGGACGCGCAGAAGTGGACGCTGTGCTCGGCATCGCCCGCCGACTTCCGGACACCTCCGTCGAGCCCTATGGCAGTGCCCAGTGGCACCAGGCCGACATCCAGTCCAGCGATGTCATCCCCGAGCTGGCTGACGCGCTCCGGGGATACGACGTCGTGATCCACCTGGCCTGGCTGATCCAGCCGAACAGTGAGCGCAGCCTGCTGCGGCGGGTCAACGTCGACGGAACTCGTCACGTGCTGGAGGCGGCGGCGCGCGCGGGCATCAGGCAGGCTGTGGTCGCCTCGTCGGTCGGGGTCTATTCCCCGGTCGAGGACGCCACCCCTCGCGACGAGACCTGGTCCACCGAGGGCGTTCCCGGTTCCCACTACAGCGAGGACAAGGTCGCCCAGGAACGGGTCCTGGACGAGTTCGAGCAGCAGCACCCCGACTTCTCGATCGCACGGCTCCGGCCCGCACTCGTGTTCCAGCGCGGTGCAGGATCCGAGATCCAACGGTATTTCATCGGCAGCATCGCACCGGTCCAGCTGCTGCAGATCTTCCGTCCACCGGTGCTCCCGCTGCCCAGCGGGGTCCGGGCCCAGGCCGTCCACGCCGATGACCTCGCTGCCGCCTATGCCCAGGCGGCGCTGCTGGGCGCCCACGGTGCGTTCAACATCTGCGCAGATGATCTCCTGGACGGAAAAGGCCTCGCGGACGTCATCTCCGGACGAAGCCCAGCTGCCGTGCAGGTGCCGCTTCCCGCCTCAGTGGTGCGCGGGCTGATCAAGGCGGCACACCGGGCCCGGGTGCTGCCCATGGATGAGGGCTGGCTGGATCTTGCACGCCACGTTCCCGTGATGGACTCGGGCAGGGCCAGGGAGCAGCTCGACTGGTCCCCGCGGCACACCGCGGCCCAGGCCCTCGAGGAGCTCATCGAAGGCCTGGCGGCGGGGGAAGGGCACCCGTCACTGCCGCTGCGCCCACGCGATCTGCAGGTTCAGGACAGGTCCGAGCTTCCGCCCACGGATCACCTGGTGGGTGAGCAGGTGGATCCAGTGCTGCTGCGCCACTACATGGCCGATCACCTTGCCGGAGCCACCGCCGGAGTCAATCGGATCAAGCGGATGGCGGCCGACTATGTGGACACCCCCGTCTTCCCCGAGATTTCGGAGGCTGCCGAGGCGATCCGGCGTGAGCGCGGCTTCCTCATCGAGCTGATGAAGCGTCAAGGGTTCCCCCGAGCCATCGGCTCAGCGGCAGTGGCCTGGGCGGGGGAGCGAGCCGGACGGCTCAAGCCCAATGGACGCCTGCCCCTGGACCGCTCTCCCTCCACGCTGGTTCTGGAGGCTGAGATCATGCTCTCGGCCGTCACCGGCAAGCTTCATGGCTGGTCCACGATGAAGGATCACGCTGAAGCCCTCGGCGTCGACCCCGGGGTGTTCCAGGCGCTCATCGACGACGCAGAGGTCCAGCGAGAACAGCTGGAGACAGTTCACCGCTATGCCAGGCACCGGGCGTTCCGTCCGGCTCGGGACACCTTCGACAAGACACGGTGA
- a CDS encoding aldo/keto reductase, with protein MQHRVLGRTGREVSTIGLGTWQFGGDFGEVAEADAFGAMDAAAEAGVTIFDTADVYGDGRSEELIGKWLTQNPSWSGLVATKMIRRAPEPSLAHATAENFQSWVDRSRRNLGVDTLDLVQLHCPSDDVFSSDAVFDRLDALVESGAIAHYGVSVETTDQALSAIARPHVASVQIILNAFRQKPLERVLPAAQEAGVGIIARVPLASGLLSGRYTRETTFAASDHRSYNRSGEAFDIGETFSGVDFATGVEAAAEFSELAEREGLKPTTAALAWVTQCPGLSTVIPGARNAEQARQNAEAGAAAPLSESFQQAVRELYSARIAPTVHDRW; from the coding sequence ATGCAGCACCGTGTCCTGGGCCGCACCGGCCGCGAAGTGTCCACGATCGGTCTCGGCACCTGGCAGTTCGGGGGAGACTTCGGCGAGGTCGCCGAGGCCGATGCGTTCGGCGCGATGGATGCGGCGGCCGAGGCGGGGGTCACCATCTTCGACACGGCCGATGTCTACGGCGACGGGCGCAGCGAGGAGCTGATCGGGAAGTGGCTGACGCAGAACCCCTCCTGGTCTGGTCTGGTCGCGACCAAGATGATCCGCCGCGCCCCCGAGCCCAGCCTCGCGCACGCCACAGCGGAGAACTTCCAGTCCTGGGTGGACCGCTCCCGACGGAACCTCGGGGTCGACACCCTTGACCTGGTTCAGCTGCACTGCCCAAGCGATGATGTCTTCAGCTCCGATGCCGTCTTCGACCGCCTGGACGCGCTCGTCGAATCAGGCGCCATCGCCCACTACGGCGTCAGCGTGGAGACCACCGATCAGGCACTGAGCGCCATCGCCCGCCCGCACGTCGCCTCGGTCCAGATCATCCTCAACGCCTTCCGTCAGAAGCCCCTGGAGCGTGTGCTGCCAGCCGCACAGGAGGCCGGGGTGGGCATCATCGCCCGCGTCCCGCTGGCCAGCGGACTGCTCAGCGGGCGCTACACCAGAGAGACCACCTTCGCGGCGTCCGACCACCGCAGCTACAACCGATCTGGCGAGGCCTTCGACATCGGAGAGACGTTCTCCGGAGTGGACTTCGCCACCGGCGTGGAGGCAGCCGCCGAATTCTCCGAGCTCGCCGAGCGCGAAGGTCTCAAGCCGACGACGGCGGCGCTCGCCTGGGTCACCCAGTGCCCGGGTCTGAGCACTGTCATCCCCGGCGCACGCAACGCCGAGCAGGCGCGCCAGAATGCCGAGGCCGGCGCGGCCGCGCCCCTCTCCGAATCCTTCCAGCAGGCGGTCAGGGAGCTCTACAGCGCCCGCATCGCGCCGACAGTGCACGATCGCTGGTGA
- the rsfS gene encoding ribosome silencing factor, with protein sequence MAITELVLTELRTAAAAAADKLATNIVGLDVGERLGITDAFLVCSAPSERQIGAIVDEVERQLKEVHGSAPLRREGRGTGTWVLLDYGHMVIHVQHEEERAVYGLDRLYADVDQVDLQLPATE encoded by the coding sequence ATGGCTATCACCGAACTTGTGCTCACCGAACTCCGCACCGCCGCCGCCGCGGCCGCGGACAAACTCGCCACGAACATCGTAGGACTGGATGTGGGGGAGCGGCTGGGCATCACGGACGCCTTCCTCGTCTGTTCCGCGCCCTCAGAACGCCAGATCGGCGCGATCGTCGACGAGGTCGAACGCCAGCTCAAAGAGGTCCACGGCTCCGCGCCGCTGCGCCGCGAGGGACGCGGCACCGGAACCTGGGTGCTCCTGGACTACGGCCACATGGTCATCCACGTCCAGCACGAGGAAGAGCGCGCGGTCTATGGACTCGACCGGCTCTACGCAGACGTCGACCAGGTCGACCTCCAGCTTCCCGCCACGGAGTAG
- the nadD gene encoding nicotinate-nucleotide adenylyltransferase, with product MVNRHPRVAATAERAPGPLRLGIMGGTFDPIHHGHLVAASEVATEFALDEVIFVPTGQPWQKAGRKVAEAEHRYLLTVVATAANPRFTVSRVDIDRGGATYTIDTLRDFRDMYPDAELFFITGADAMAQIMSWKNVEELWELAHFVSVTRPGYTSEDFGRTKEISLMEIPAMAISSTDCRGRVREGKPVWYLVPDGVVQYIAKHRLYQPDSADSAR from the coding sequence TTGGTCAACCGTCACCCGCGGGTCGCCGCCACCGCTGAGCGGGCCCCGGGTCCACTGCGCCTGGGCATCATGGGCGGAACCTTCGACCCGATCCACCATGGGCACCTCGTGGCAGCCAGCGAGGTGGCCACCGAGTTCGCCCTCGATGAGGTCATCTTCGTCCCCACAGGACAGCCGTGGCAGAAGGCCGGCCGCAAAGTGGCTGAGGCAGAGCACCGCTACCTCCTCACTGTGGTCGCCACGGCCGCGAATCCCCGCTTCACGGTCTCCCGCGTCGACATCGATCGTGGGGGAGCCACTTACACGATCGACACGCTGCGCGACTTTCGTGACATGTACCCCGATGCGGAGCTGTTCTTCATCACCGGCGCCGATGCGATGGCCCAGATCATGTCCTGGAAGAACGTCGAGGAGCTGTGGGAGCTTGCCCACTTCGTCTCCGTCACGCGACCGGGCTACACCTCAGAGGACTTCGGACGGACCAAGGAGATCTCACTGATGGAGATCCCGGCGATGGCGATCTCCTCCACGGACTGTCGGGGGAGGGTGCGGGAGGGAAAGCCCGTCTGGTACCTGGTTCCCGACGGAGTCGTGCAGTACATCGCCAAGCATCGGCTGTATCAACCGGATTCCGCCGACTCCGCGCGTTGA
- a CDS encoding glutamate-5-semialdehyde dehydrogenase — MAEEQQKHTTEQTSDESSDQEQVESGIREVTARARTASRGLNALDREHKDRTLSAVAFGLRESVVSLTRANDEDLERGREAGLSRSLLDRLALSEDRIEALAASVEEVMGLSDPVGRVLQGRTLPNGLRLTQVSVPLGVMGVIYEARPNVTVDIAALGLKSGNAVILRGGSAAQKTNEMLLAIIREALRTTSVPVDAVQSIDSYGRAGATALMTQRGSVDVLIPRGGRELIQHVVQNSRVPVIETGEGNVHIFIDANADPETARSIVVNSKISRPSVCNAAETLLLHSEAEDAGREVLRALLRSGVHLHVDPRAREWLPAEEPADLAQDRAPFGTVTDVSDEDFATEFNDLEMAVGIVESLDEAISHIGRWTTGHTEAIVTDSVANADRFVTEIDAAAVIVNASTRFTDGGQFGLGAEVGISTQKMHARGPMGMAELTTTKWVVRGEGQVRP; from the coding sequence ATGGCAGAGGAACAGCAGAAGCACACCACCGAGCAGACCTCCGACGAGAGCAGCGATCAGGAGCAGGTCGAATCCGGGATCCGCGAGGTCACCGCAAGGGCCCGGACCGCCTCGCGCGGCCTCAACGCGCTGGACCGCGAGCACAAGGACCGGACCCTGTCCGCGGTGGCCTTCGGACTGCGTGAATCCGTGGTCTCGCTGACCCGGGCCAACGATGAGGACCTCGAGCGCGGCCGTGAGGCAGGTCTCAGCAGGTCCCTGCTGGATCGTCTCGCGCTGAGCGAGGACCGCATCGAGGCCCTCGCCGCGTCCGTGGAAGAGGTCATGGGGCTCAGCGATCCGGTGGGGCGGGTGCTGCAGGGACGCACTCTGCCCAACGGCCTGCGGCTGACCCAGGTCAGTGTTCCGCTGGGCGTGATGGGCGTGATCTACGAAGCGCGTCCCAATGTGACCGTGGACATCGCCGCGCTCGGACTGAAGTCGGGCAACGCGGTCATCCTGCGTGGCGGTTCCGCAGCGCAGAAGACCAACGAGATGCTGCTGGCCATCATCCGCGAGGCTCTGCGGACCACCTCGGTCCCAGTGGACGCCGTACAGTCCATCGACAGCTACGGCCGTGCCGGGGCGACCGCTCTTATGACCCAGCGAGGCTCCGTGGACGTGCTCATCCCTCGGGGAGGACGCGAACTCATCCAGCACGTGGTGCAGAACTCCCGCGTGCCGGTCATCGAGACCGGCGAGGGCAATGTCCACATCTTCATCGACGCCAACGCCGATCCCGAGACCGCGCGCAGCATCGTGGTCAACTCGAAGATCTCACGCCCGAGCGTGTGCAACGCCGCCGAGACGCTGCTGCTGCACTCCGAGGCTGAGGACGCCGGCCGAGAAGTGCTGCGTGCCCTGTTGCGCTCCGGGGTGCACCTGCACGTGGACCCCCGGGCGCGCGAATGGCTGCCCGCCGAGGAGCCGGCCGATCTCGCCCAGGACCGCGCGCCCTTCGGCACGGTCACCGACGTCAGCGACGAGGACTTCGCCACCGAGTTCAACGATCTCGAGATGGCGGTCGGGATCGTGGAGTCCCTGGACGAGGCGATCAGTCACATCGGTCGGTGGACCACCGGGCACACCGAGGCCATCGTCACGGATTCTGTGGCGAACGCGGACCGCTTCGTGACGGAGATCGATGCCGCTGCGGTCATCGTCAACGCCTCCACCCGGTTCACCGACGGCGGGCAGTTCGGCCTGGGGGCCGAGGTCGGGATCTCCACGCAGAAGATGCACGCGCGAGGTCCGATGGGCATGGCTGAGCTGACCACCACAAAGTGGGTCGTGCGCGGCGAGGGCCAGGTCCGTCCGTGA
- the proB gene encoding glutamate 5-kinase, with the protein MSTPRLTESLVASRADLRKARRVVVKIGSSSLTTLDGGISVDALNRLVADLQVLRDRGTEVVLVSSGAIAAGLAPLGLGARPADLATQQAAAAVGQGLLLAHYTRAFAQYQTTVSQVLLTVEDLMRRTQYTNALRTLEKLLSLGAVPVVNENDAVATHEIRFGDNDRLAALTANLLRADALILLSDVDALYDGPPEKGGEPVPHVSGPEDLRGVTLGRRGKAGVGTGGMVTKVEAAQIAASNGIPALLTSASNARRLFAGEAVGTFFGARGRRRGARSAWIAHLAHPKGRLIIDDGAIVAVVEGRSSLLSAGIVSLSGDFEASDPVEITDRAGTVRARGLVGYSSTELPQMLGRSTAELSAELGPEYERAVIHADDIVRIETRL; encoded by the coding sequence ATGAGCACCCCCCGCCTGACGGAGTCTCTGGTCGCCTCGCGGGCGGATCTGCGCAAAGCCAGGCGGGTGGTGGTCAAGATCGGTTCATCCTCGCTCACCACCCTCGATGGAGGCATCTCGGTGGATGCGCTGAACCGCCTGGTCGCCGACCTCCAGGTGCTGCGGGACCGGGGGACCGAGGTCGTGCTGGTGTCCTCCGGTGCCATCGCCGCCGGTCTCGCACCGCTGGGGCTGGGCGCCCGACCTGCCGACCTGGCCACCCAGCAGGCGGCGGCCGCCGTGGGCCAGGGCCTGCTGCTGGCCCACTACACACGTGCCTTCGCCCAGTACCAGACCACCGTCTCGCAGGTGCTGCTCACCGTGGAGGACCTGATGCGGCGCACGCAGTACACCAATGCGCTGCGCACGCTGGAGAAGCTGCTGAGCCTCGGTGCCGTGCCCGTGGTCAATGAGAACGACGCCGTGGCCACCCACGAGATCCGGTTCGGTGACAATGACAGGCTCGCCGCGCTGACGGCAAACCTGCTCCGCGCCGACGCGCTGATCCTGCTCTCCGATGTAGATGCCCTCTACGACGGGCCCCCGGAGAAGGGCGGGGAGCCAGTGCCCCACGTGTCGGGCCCTGAGGACCTGCGCGGGGTGACGCTGGGCCGTCGCGGCAAGGCCGGAGTCGGCACCGGCGGCATGGTCACCAAGGTCGAGGCCGCGCAGATCGCCGCCTCCAACGGCATCCCGGCGCTGCTGACCTCCGCGTCGAACGCCCGCCGGCTCTTCGCAGGAGAGGCTGTGGGAACCTTCTTCGGCGCCCGCGGTCGACGCCGCGGGGCGCGCTCGGCCTGGATCGCTCACCTGGCACACCCCAAGGGTCGGCTGATCATCGACGATGGGGCGATCGTCGCCGTCGTCGAGGGACGCAGCTCTCTGCTGTCCGCTGGGATCGTCTCCCTGAGCGGAGACTTCGAAGCCTCGGATCCGGTGGAGATCACCGACCGGGCAGGCACCGTGCGGGCCAGGGGACTGGTCGGCTACTCCTCCACAGAGCTGCCGCAGATGCTTGGCCGCTCCACCGCGGAGCTGAGCGCGGAGCTGGGTCCAGAATATGAACGAGCAGTGATTCATGCAGATGACATCGTCCGCATCGAGACTAGGCTGTGA
- the obgE gene encoding GTPase ObgE, whose translation MAHFVDRVVLHTTGGNGGHGCVSVHREKFKPLGGPDGGNGGDGGSVVLVVDPQTTTLLEYHHRPHRHGEDGGVGQGDLRHGTRGPVLELPVPEGTVVKDRDGRVLADLVEPGARYTVSEGGQGGLGNASLSSKKRKAPGFALLGTPGDANDVVLELKSVADIALVGFPSAGKSSLIAAMSAARPKIADYPFTTLVPNLGVVEAGETRFTVADVPGLIPGAAEGKGLGHEFLRHVERCAALVHVLDCASLETDRDPLGDLRAIEAELAAYAPDKVEGAGGTEDASSNAVPLNERPRLVALNKTDLPDGAAMAELVRADLTARGYRVFDVSALNRDGLRDLGFAMAELVLEARAQRKIEPAPVPVTVRPRAVNRKQFTVTEESKGGEPLWRVRGDKPERWIVQTDFGNDEAVGYLADRLVAVGIEDELFKQGAKPGEAVVIGSAEDGVVFDWEPTMAAGAEHLGGPRGTDLRLDDHARPTRAEKKQEQADRRAAKVSTRAEMDVEYRTQEGAPTKRRDDGAPTSVTDEDGVEIFYPHGNPDDLQDEGFGTDEAKADNT comes from the coding sequence ATGGCACATTTCGTCGACCGAGTGGTCCTCCACACCACAGGCGGTAACGGTGGCCACGGCTGCGTCTCCGTGCACCGCGAGAAGTTCAAGCCCCTGGGCGGACCCGACGGCGGCAACGGCGGCGACGGCGGCTCTGTGGTCCTGGTGGTCGACCCCCAAACCACCACGCTGCTGGAGTACCACCACCGGCCCCACCGCCACGGCGAGGACGGGGGAGTCGGACAGGGGGACCTCAGGCATGGAACGAGAGGTCCAGTCCTGGAGCTCCCGGTGCCCGAGGGCACGGTGGTCAAGGACCGAGACGGTCGAGTGCTTGCCGACCTGGTCGAGCCCGGCGCCCGCTACACCGTCTCCGAGGGTGGCCAGGGCGGGCTCGGCAATGCCTCGCTCTCATCGAAGAAGCGCAAGGCCCCAGGCTTCGCGCTGCTCGGCACTCCCGGTGACGCGAATGATGTCGTCCTGGAGCTGAAGTCCGTCGCGGACATCGCCCTGGTCGGCTTCCCCTCCGCCGGCAAGTCAAGCCTGATCGCCGCGATGAGCGCCGCACGTCCCAAGATCGCTGATTATCCCTTCACCACGCTGGTGCCCAACCTCGGCGTCGTCGAAGCTGGGGAGACGCGATTCACCGTGGCGGATGTTCCCGGACTCATTCCCGGTGCCGCGGAGGGCAAGGGCCTGGGACACGAGTTCCTGCGCCATGTGGAGCGCTGCGCCGCACTGGTGCATGTTCTGGACTGCGCCTCGCTGGAGACCGACCGGGATCCGCTGGGCGATCTCCGCGCGATCGAAGCCGAGCTCGCGGCCTACGCCCCGGACAAGGTTGAGGGCGCCGGCGGCACCGAAGACGCGTCTTCCAACGCTGTCCCCCTGAATGAGCGACCGCGTCTGGTGGCGCTGAACAAGACCGACCTGCCCGACGGGGCCGCCATGGCCGAACTGGTGCGTGCGGATCTGACCGCCCGCGGATACCGGGTCTTTGACGTCTCCGCGCTCAACCGCGACGGACTGCGCGATCTGGGCTTCGCCATGGCCGAACTGGTGCTCGAGGCACGCGCACAGCGCAAGATCGAGCCCGCACCGGTGCCGGTGACCGTGCGCCCCCGTGCCGTGAACCGCAAACAGTTCACCGTCACGGAGGAGTCCAAGGGCGGGGAGCCGCTGTGGCGTGTGCGCGGCGACAAGCCCGAGCGCTGGATCGTGCAGACTGATTTCGGCAATGACGAAGCCGTCGGCTACCTGGCTGACCGCCTGGTCGCGGTGGGCATCGAGGACGAGCTCTTCAAGCAGGGGGCCAAGCCTGGCGAAGCCGTGGTGATCGGGTCCGCGGAGGACGGCGTCGTCTTTGACTGGGAGCCGACCATGGCCGCAGGTGCGGAGCACCTGGGCGGTCCGCGCGGCACCGACCTGCGGCTGGATGATCATGCCAGACCGACTCGTGCTGAGAAGAAGCAGGAGCAGGCGGATCGTCGGGCCGCCAAGGTCTCCACTCGCGCCGAGATGGACGTGGAGTATCGCACCCAGGAGGGCGCTCCCACGAAGCGTCGTGATGACGGTGCACCCACCAGCGTCACGGACGAGGACGGCGTGGAGATCTTCTACCCGCACGGCAATCCCGATGACCTTCAGGACGAGGGCTTCGGCACGGATGAGGCCAAGGCCGACAACACATGA
- the rpmA gene encoding 50S ribosomal protein L27, translated as MAHKKGASSTRNGRDSNAQYLGVKRFGGQTVNAGEILIRQRGTKFHPGINVGRGGDDTLFALSNGAVEFGSRRGRKVVNIVPAA; from the coding sequence ATGGCACATAAAAAAGGCGCGAGCTCTACTCGCAACGGCCGCGATTCCAACGCCCAGTATCTGGGTGTGAAGCGCTTCGGCGGTCAGACCGTCAACGCTGGTGAGATCCTGATCCGCCAGCGCGGCACCAAGTTCCACCCCGGCATCAATGTCGGACGCGGTGGCGACGACACCCTCTTCGCACTGTCGAACGGAGCTGTCGAGTTCGGCAGCCGTCGCGGTCGGAAGGTCGTCAACATCGTCCCAGCAGCCTGA
- the rplU gene encoding 50S ribosomal protein L21 gives MVYAIVRAGGRQEKVSVGDLVTVDRVPAAAGSTIKLPAVMLVDGDKVTTAADELSKVSVEAEVLENIRGKKIVIEKFKNKTGYRKRQGHRSELTRIKVTSIA, from the coding sequence GTGGTGTACGCGATTGTCCGCGCTGGCGGCCGCCAGGAAAAGGTTTCCGTCGGAGACCTCGTGACCGTTGACCGCGTCCCGGCCGCGGCAGGCAGCACCATTAAGCTGCCGGCAGTGATGCTGGTGGACGGGGACAAGGTCACTACCGCAGCTGATGAGCTCTCCAAGGTGTCGGTCGAGGCCGAGGTCCTGGAGAACATCCGCGGTAAGAAGATCGTCATTGAGAAGTTCAAGAACAAGACCGGCTACCGCAAGCGCCAGGGTCACCGTTCAGAACTCACCCGCATCAAGGTGACCTCGATCGCCTGA